A genomic region of Branchiostoma lanceolatum isolate klBraLanc5 chromosome 4, klBraLanc5.hap2, whole genome shotgun sequence contains the following coding sequences:
- the LOC136433590 gene encoding cytochrome P450 2U1-like, with product MESVDLTTGLVLVCSFLLSLFCLRTWTGRRGRPDKFPPSPPGLPFLGNLLSLTREPHLQLTAWRRQYGDVFSLRMGPQDVVVVNGCAAIKEALVMKAAHFSDRPSLLLTDVCDCKEGLIMAKYGNKWKSFRRFGLSALRHLGVGKEKLESIIRHECMVLVKCFEDKDGRPFQVSRIIQIAVCNVIASIVLGRRFEPDDPDFKDEIERVDRTFQLFLDAQPLNFYPALRHVPGFRGMFREWMEIDRKSGQWYGKFIEEHKETFDPSNIRDLIDVCLLEIEQKNGSETFVTEVTIRHIASEFFDAGTETTTTTLCWALLYLALNPSWQRKVQEELDTVVGRDEIPPYSRREELPFTEATILESQRIRTTVPLSVPHCTSSPTGLQGYDIPAHTQVWVNLWSVHMDPAYWSHPDTFDPSRFLDDNGRVKVPEAFMPFSTGRRICLGEQLAKMELFLFLTSLLQQFTFKLPEGAPEPDMAGEIGATLLPRPYKIQAVYRKK from the exons ATGGAGTCAGTCGACCTGACCACGGGTCTTGTTTTGGTCTGTTCGTTCCTTCTGTCGCTCTTCTGTCTCCGGACATGGACGGGACGCCGCGGCCGTCCAGACAAGTTTCCCCCCAGCCCCCCTGGGCTGCCGTTCTTGGGGAACCTGCTGTCCCTGACCCGGGAGCCCCACCTGCAGCTGACGGCGTGGCGCCGCCAGTACGGAGACGTGTTCAGTCTGCGGATGGGTCCTCAGGACGTGGTGGTTGTGAACGGGTGTGCCGCCATCAAGGAAGCCCTGGTCATGAAGGCCGCGCACTTCTCGGACAGACCTTCTCTGTTGCTGACCGATGTCTGTGACTGCAAGGAAG GCTTAATCATGGCAAAATACGGCAACAAATGGAAGAGTTTTCGGCGCTTTGGTCTGTCCGCTCTACGCCACCTTGGTGTTGGGAAGGAGAAGTTGGAATCAATCATCCGACATGAATGTATGGTGCTTGTTAAATGTTTTGAG GACAAGGATGGGAGACCCTTCCAAGTCAGCCGCATCATTCAGATCGCTGTCTGCAACGTCATCGCCTCCATCGTACTTGGAAGACGGTTTGAACCTGACGATCCAGATTTTAAAGATGAGATTGAGAGAGTCGATCGCACCTTCCAGTTATTTCTAGACGCACAACCGCTGAACTTTTACCCAGCTCTGAGACACGTCCCTGGGTTCCGTGGCATGTTCAGGGAATGGATGGAAATCGACCGTAAGTCCGGGCAGTGGTATGGAAAGTTTATTGAAGAACACAAGGAGACATTCGATCCCAGCAACATACGCGATCTTATTGATGTGTGCCTGCTAGAGATAGAGCAGAAGAATGGAAGCGAGACGTTTGTTACAGAAGTCACCATCCGTCACATTGCGTCAGAGTTCTTCGATGCAGGTACAGAAACGACGACGACGACCTTGTGCTGGGCACTGCTCTACCTCGCGCTCAACCCTTCGTGGCAGCGGAAAGTCCAAGAGGAGCTGGATACCGTGGTAGGACGTGATGAAATCCCGCCTTACTCCAGACGTGAGGAGCTGCCCTTCACAGAAGCGACCATCCTGGAGAGTCAGCGGATCCGCACCACGGTTCCCCTGTCCGTGCCCCATTGCACCTCGTCCCCTACCGGCCTGCAGGGGTACGACATCCCTGCACACACCCAGGTGTGGGTTAACCTGTGGTCCGTCCACATGGACCCTGCCTACTGGTCCCACCCGGACACGTTCGACCCCAGCAGGTTCCTGGACGACAACGGGAGGGTCAAGGTCCCAGAGGCCTTCATGCCGTTCTCCACAG GAAGAAGAATTTGCCTCGGCGAGCAGCTGGCCAAGATGGAACTGTTCCTGTTCCTCACGTCCCTGCTGCAGCAGTTCACATTCAAACTGCCAGAGGGCGCGCCTGAGCCAGATATGGCTGGAGAGATCGGAGCCACTCTTCTTCCCAGACCGTACAAGATACAGGCCGTCTATCGCAAGAAGTAG
- the LOC136431988 gene encoding glycerophosphocholine cholinephosphodiesterase ENPP6-like, whose product MAVVHPSIALLSMIVFSLSPPASGVPNRLVAFLIDGLRWDYPFSDPELSEFQAMAREGARARYVTPDFPVKSYPNYYTIMTGLHTESHGMTGNYMHDVMRNTSFLLGYNPESYEPYWWEGAEPIWITATKQERKVNMYYWPTCEVPIFNTLPNKCEPYAGYPTYNNITDSIDEIVQLFSERAVDMAFVYFEDVDRLGHAHGVESQQRLEATRDVSRFLEYLRENLGRTGQSDDVNVVVMSDHGMATVEYGPSGGYVRLSSFIDHNDLDNPVFYETSYVSMWPKEGRLDKVYADLQRVPHSVAYKKEDIPEGWHYKNGKYVPPLLLVTAFPYLVLKDSVVTSRRIGSHAWDNALMDMKGVFMAVGPDFRAGFVGDSIHQVDIYQMMCEITGVSPRPHNGSVLRIHGLLNDPIDVSGGVRTTFQITWATAAVFAISFLLRNSY is encoded by the exons ATGGCGGTAGTCCATCCTTCGATCGCCCTGCTGTCCATGATcgttttctctctctccccgCCTGCATCAGGCGTGCCCAACAGACTGGTGGCTTTCCTCATCGACGGCTTGCGGTGGGACTATCCGTTCAGCGACCCTGAACTTTCCGAGTTCCAAGCCATGGCCAGGGAAGGGGCGCGGGCGAGATACGTCACGCCAGACTTCCCAGTCAAGTCCTATCCAAACTACTACACCATCATGACAG GTCTGCACACGGAAAGTCACGGCATGACGGGAAACTACATGCATGACGTCATGCGCAACACCTCATTCCTGTTGGGTTATAACCCGGAGTCGTATGAACCGTACTGGTGGGAGGGCGCCGAGCCAATCTGGATCACCGCCACTAAACAGGAAAGGAAGGTCAACATGTACTACTGGCCAA CATGTGAAGTTCCCATCTTCAACACCTTGCCAAACAAGTGTGAGCCGTACGCGGGTTACCCGACCTATAACAACATCACCGACAGTATAGACGAGATAGTCCAACTCTTCAGTGAACGAGCTGTCGACATGGCCTTCGTCTACTTCGAAGATGTCGACCG GCTCGGTCATGCCCATGGGGTAGAGTCCCAGCAGCGACTGGAGGCAACTCGTGACGTCAGCCGCTTCCTGGAATATCTCAGGGAGAATCTCGGC AGAACTGGTCAGTCTGACGATGTGAATGTCGTGGTGATGTCCGATCACGGCATGGCCACGGTTGAGTACGGTCCCAGCGGCGGTTACGTAAGGCTCAGCAGCTTCATAGACCACAACGACCTGGACAACCCCGTCTTCTACGAGACTTCCTACGTCAGCATGTGGCCAAAGGAGGGGCGTTTGGACAAG GTGTATGCAGATCTTCAACGAGTTCCTCATTCCGTAGCTTACAAAAAGGAGGACATACCAGAGGGTTGGCACTACAAGAACGGAAAGTACGTTCCGCCGCTTCTGCTGGTGACGGCCTTCCCGTATCTTGTTCTCAAG GACAGTGTGGTGACGTCACGCCGGATCGGTTCCCACGCCTGGGACAACGCCCTGATGGACATGAAGGGAGTCTTCATGGCAGTGGGaccag ACTTTAGGGCCGGCTTCGTGGGCGATTCCATCCACCAGGTGGACATCTATCAAATGATGTGTGAGATAACTGGCGTCTCCCCCCGGCCACACAATGGTTCCGTCCTGAGGATCCACGGCCTTCTCAACGATCCCATAGATGTCAGCGGTGGCGTCCGAACAACCTTCCAGATCACGTGGGCAACAGCCGCTGTCTTTGCTATTTCCTTCTTGTTAAGAAACTCATATTGA